The following coding sequences are from one Chiloscyllium punctatum isolate Juve2018m chromosome 48, sChiPun1.3, whole genome shotgun sequence window:
- the rxfp3.3a3 gene encoding relaxin-3 receptor 1: MDGAGTNATAARIPNSSMMLGPRNSSVLEDEVSGNGSPALRISISITYSIVCAIGLVGNLLVFFLMRAKQGRKNCTINFFVLNLAVTDFQFVLTLPFWAVDTALDFSWPFGDAMCKIILSVTVMNMYASVFFLTAMAMARYWSVASALRSRKSRLRCSVRWVSLLLWLAASVATLPTAVFASTKSLNGEKLCLLNFPDDGQYWLALYHIQKITLAFVLPMITLTVCYLLLLRILAQHHIGTNNPKRKSRVTRSITVLMLAFFLCWLPNHVITLWGVLVKLNAVPWDKAYYTLHAYVFPVTVCLAHTNSCLNPVLYCLLRRDFRQSMREIFWKISSPGLSHACAIRPYSGPFKAELPVGIPLNTRDGERCQSASQCNRQGDGAVSKCSLQENSK; the protein is encoded by the coding sequence ATGGATGGAGCCGGGACCAATGCTACAGCTGCAAGGATTCCCAACTCAAGCATGATGCTGGGGCCACGGAACTCCAGTGTTTTGGAGGATGAAGTCTCCGGGAACGGCTCCCCGGCTTTGAGAATCAGCATCTCCATCACCTACTCCATCGTGTGTGCCATTGGCTTGGTGGGCAACTTGCTGGTTTTCTTCCTGATGAGGGCGAAGCAAGGGCGCAAGAACTGCACCATCAACTTCTTCGTCCTCAACCTGGCGGTGACGGACTTCCAGTTCGTGCTGACCCTGCCGTTCTGGGCGGTGGACACGGCTCTGGACTTTAGCTGGCCCTTCGGAGACGCCATGTGTAAGATCATCCTGTCGGTCACCGTGATGAACATGTACGCCAGCGTCTTCTTCCTCACCGCCATGGCCATGGCCCGTTACTGGTCGGTGGCCTCGGCTCTCAGATCTCGGAAAAGCCGGCTGCGATGCTCGGTCAGATGGGTCAGCTTGCTGCTTTGGCTGGCGGCCAGTGTGGCCACTCTGCCCACCGCCGTGTTTGCCAGCACCAAGTCCCTGAACGGCGAGAAGCTGTGCCTGCTGAATTTTCCTGACGATGGCCAGTATTGGCTTGCGCTGTACCACATCCAGAAGATCACGCTGGCGTTTGTCCTGCCCATGATCACGCTGACAGTCTGTTACCTTCTCCTACTCCGAATCCTGGCTCAGCACCACATCGGCACCAACAACCCGAAGAGAAAGTCCCGAGTCACCAGGTCCATCACCGTGCTCATGCTGGCTTTCTTTCTGTGTTGGCTTCCCAACCACGTTATCACCCTCTGGGGGGTCCTGGTTAAACTCAACGCGGTGCCTTGGGACAAAGCCTACTACACCTTACACGCCTATGTGTTCCCAGTCACTGTCTGCTTGGCACACACCAACAGTTGCCTGAACCCGGTGCTGTATTGCTTACTGAGGAGAGATTTCCGCCAGTCCATGAGGGAGATATTCTGGAAGATATCTTCACCCGGTCTGAGCCACGCCTGCGCTATCCGACCTTACTCGGGCCCTTTCAAAGCCGAGCTGCCGGTGGGAATCCCTCTAAACACCAGGGATGGAGAGCGCTGTCAGTCAGCCTCCCAGTGTAACAGGCAGGGGGACGGTGCTGTGTCCAAGTGTAGCCTCCAGGAAAACTCCAAGTAA